The segment cacacacagtaattagtagttttttttctggtttcagTTATGTTCTTCGTGTTGTTTTTATGAGTCATGTTCTCTATCCTCTTACAGGAATAAAAGATACAATTATTACAGACTGCAGGAAATCTGAAATATGGAAGGTAGGACAACCCTCCCTGTACTCAACACAGAGTCATAGGATTGTGATGGAACTCCACATTAAAGATCCaacttttatgttatttattttacaaatgcaCTGTGAATCAGAACAGAAGTGTAATTTCTGGCAACATATTACAGTGTGATGCGTAATTTGACCGACCACTACTGATTCATCTTCTTCACAGATATTGATTCTGGACCCCTTCACCACCAAGCTTCTCTCATCATGCTGCAAAATGTCCGATCTGATGTCAGAGAAAATAACAAGTAGGTTTCCATAACAGTGAAACACTCATTTGTACACAATACTGTCAGTAGACTGAATTAACTGCTGTCTGTATGTGGGTGTCTGTAGTTACTCTgataaaacaatttgttttcTTAGTTGTGGAGGACCTGTTCAAAAGCAGAGAGCCTGTTCTAGAAATGAAGGCCATCTACTTCATAACACCAACCGCTAAGGTTTGCTGTTATAACCTTGTATAATATTGCATTCACATTCAAATTTTCATGTCTGCAAAATAAGTCATTTTTTGTGCCAAATCGTGTTGTGattcaatttcatttcatttttatagtgTGTGGATGCCTTCATTGCTGACTTCAAGCACAAACCTAAATACAAAGCAGCATATGTTTATTTCACAGACTGTAAGTAACTTAAATCACTTATTTTAACTATCACAATAGCAAAATCAGACAACAGATAACATACAAACTAAAAGCTTTTTCTGTCCCACAGACTGCCCCGATGACCTGTTCAACAACATGAAGCTGTACTGTGCAAAGTACATACGGGTCTGtaaggaaataaacatgtcCTTCCTGCCACAAGAGGCACAAGTGAGTGGTTGCGGAGTGTGTTCATTTAGGTTCTTTTGTAATGTCCTATTTCCTCTTTTTATCCAGAGTGTAACTTGCTAACCAAGGAAAATTAACTTAGTGGTCAGTGTCGTGTTGCTGCTGTGAGGAACAGATTTGCAGTGTTCTGACTGAGTGTATCTAATGGGCGTTGGCTGCTTTAAGCTATGatgtaattattttacaaaCTTTGTATTTCACAGTGGCTTGGGAACTGTGACTGattgttctttgtttgttggaaaaaaaggtctTAATGTTCTCATTGTTTTGAGATTATTAAAGTAAATTATAGATACTTTTTTGTGTTGATATCCAGGAATTTAAttcttgaagaagaaaagatTCACGGGCAGCTATATTTTATACTCACATGCAAATTGTTCAAGCAAACagtatcttcttttttttactctggTGTGTTGAATGCTATTCAGGTGTTCACATGTGATAATCCTGGAGCTTTCCAAAGCATCTACAGTCCCAACAGTCAAGACAAAAGGAAGACACTGGAGACAATCGCGGACCAGCTTGTCACACTGTGTGCCACGTTGGATGAGTACCCAGGGGTCAGATATAAGAAGTAAGCCAGAGAAGATTTGGTTTCTCAGGCCCTCAAGTAGTGATCTTTTGTGAGAAAAGCTGGAACCGAGACCGTAGAATATGTTACCTAACTGTGccagaaaagaaacaaagctTAATACTGTAGCAAACCCCACCTTGCTGCAGCTTAGCgtaaaatttaaatgtaaatccaAACAACAGCAGTGTGTTGCTTTTATTATCTCACATGacatatgattttatttttcacacaatatacacacaaaccatatatatacatgtgtCAAAAGCAGCAGACTACATGAAGCCAAAGAGCTTTTATCAAAAACACTCACCTAGAGTGGCTTAAAGCCATTTTTCTAGAAATGGCTTTCACCAGGACACTGCCTCTAAGTAATATCGGTGTCAGTGCAACTTCTGTGTGTACGTACTTGACTGTAATAACTcatgaaaatacatttataacaAAACCAGAGACAACAACATGGAGAACGCTAAGACCCTTGCGGAGCTGGTGGACAACAAGCTGGCCAAACACTACGAGCTGGATGACAGCGGCAAGAAAAAGGTGAAACACCTGCTGAACAAAAACTGTTGATATAATAAACACACCTTTAGCCCAGGGAGTAATGTGAACCCTGAAAATACAGTATTATTTTCCAGTGACAGCTTGTGAAAGAATGAAGATTCCCTCCTTTGCCTTAAGCAGATTGGATTAATGTTGCACTTCACCAGAAATTTGAAATGGGAAAAGCTTGTGGTGGCCGCTTAAGCAGGATGTGTTGGAGAAGGCaaggaaaaaaagccaaatgtcACCAGACAGTAGCTGcttttgttatttaaaaaatgctgtgttatttttaatgtttttaatctgTGTATTTCACCCCTATCAAAAGGGAAAGACCCAGGCTCAGCTGCTGATAGTGGAGAGAGGGTTTGACCCTGTCAGCCCAATCCTGCATGAACTGACCTACCAGGCTATGGCTTACGATCTTGTTGATATACAGAACGACACCTACAAGTAATGACAAGTTTTTTCTACTGAATCTCAGctcatgcacacatacatagtAGGCTTACACCACAGTATTGCCATGCTCATATGGCCTTATGGTAATTTTTTTGATTAAGTTTGGTATGTTTCAGTCTGAGTGACTAAtgcaaacaacattttttacattgGTCCAGAGTTGAGCAagagtgaaacaggctgcagtgtaaccattCAGGAAATGTTGGCAATTTTCGTCCACTAAAAGAGCTTGTTTTGTTATTGACAGTCTCAGATtataacattatggaaaggatctctACGGAGATAGACTTTTTTGTTGAGGTATAAGATCGTATTGTTTAACGAGAAATAGCCCCATTTAGTAATTTTtgtcatcgtaaaacacacttcattcaaagttgacCAGAAATAATCTCACAAAAAACAtcctgttccaacaatcaccaactttggtttggttaaaaaaaataaacccttaattcacacaGTTTGATGTGAAAATATACTGGCcatatacacgctaaaattacctTTTATTTAAATGGATTCTGGTGGgtttctgattaaacaaaaaggatcttacccTTTAACAACAGTTcagtctctgtagggatcctttccataatgttgtcagacacttaaaataatgacctgaacatgtcagtggcaaaaacaagcacttaaagTAGACAGAAATTGACAGTGCAGACATGCCCCAAatagttacattgcagcctgtgtcattgctgccagctgcagctcagTAGTGAACAAGTTtcaaagcttgttgttcccacTTAGAAACAAAATcatgggaaaatagagtccaggttgaaaatacTGCAGTTACTCCTTAAGGCAATACATTTCTAGCTAACACCACCTCTCTGGTTATTTTTGTATCCAGGTACAAGTCCAAAGATGGCTCAGAGAAGCAGGCACTGCTGAATGAGGACGACGTGCTCTGGGTTAGGCTGAGGCACAAGCACATTGCCGAAGTCACCGAGTAAGTGTGCAAGATCTGAAGAAAGGAGGTGTCCCATTTCTGTCTTCCTCACCCCCAACCCTAAccccattttttttctcataatagAGCAATCCGCAAGTTAGTAAAGGAAATATCTGCTAGCAAGAAACAGCCAGATGGGAAGGTACCGTGCTGTGGTGTCTTCTTATCTGCTTCCCTGATCTCTTTAGCTTAGGGATTCTTTATACTTATAATGCATTAACCAAACatctcattttattgttttctagATCACAATCAGCAATTTGGCCcagatgatgaagaagatgcCCGCATTCCGTAAACAGGTTACTGAGGTATGTGTTACCAGTATTTATTAAATAGCTTTTGGAGTGGTATCTGTAATTATAAGGCTACATGATTATTATAGTGTAGCTGGGTGTGGTGCCTCCAAAGCCTATTTTCATATGGGATTGacttcatcatgtttttagCAGCAAAACAGATGAAAAAGTCTCAATTTCTGGCCTGACTTCCATCAAAGGAAATCATTTTTGAAACTCCAATAACAATACTTTGCTCTGGTTATGGTGTTCTTGACTTTTCTCTCTGTCCGAATTGCAGAAAACTATTCATCTGCAGTTAGCCGAGGACTGCATGGAACATTTCTCAAACAACGTGGAGAAACTCTGCAAAGCTGAACAGGTCTGTCTGTGCTCCGTCTTCTGTTTTGGTGGAACAAGTGCCAAAAATTTTTACCCTTCAACCTTGCTTGAACAAGTCAGTGGGTGGGCGGTGGTAGGGATAACAGTGGGTAGAAAGCCTAACGAGTGTAAGCATTTGCCGTTATggagtgtccttgagcaagacactgattCCCTTAGAGCTCTGGAGACACAGAGAAGGTGTGTTACTAATACTCGTCAGCTTCCAGATGTGAAATATGTGAATACATGTTTAAAAAGTCCAAACTTTCACAATATTCTAAGCCTAAAGACTTCTAAGAAaatggtttgtttgtgtgtaggaCCTGGCAGTGGGGTCAGACGTTGAGGGGGTGAAGGTGAAAGATCCAATGAGGACCCTGTTGCCGGTGCTGCTCCACCCATATAGCA is part of the Epinephelus moara isolate mb chromosome 10, YSFRI_EMoa_1.0, whole genome shotgun sequence genome and harbors:
- the stxbp3 gene encoding syntaxin-binding protein 3 gives rise to the protein MATSAEHGLKRIVWKRIKDTIITDCRKSEIWKILILDPFTTKLLSSCCKMSDLMSEKITIVEDLFKSREPVLEMKAIYFITPTAKCVDAFIADFKHKPKYKAAYVYFTDYCPDDLFNNMKLYCAKYIRVCKEINMSFLPQEAQVFTCDNPGAFQSIYSPNSQDKRKTLETIADQLVTLCATLDEYPGVRYKKDNNMENAKTLAELVDNKLAKHYELDDSGKKKGKTQAQLLIVERGFDPVSPILHELTYQAMAYDLVDIQNDTYKYKSKDGSEKQALLNEDDVLWVRLRHKHIAEVTEAIRKLVKEISASKKQPDGKITISNLAQMMKKMPAFRKQVTEKTIHLQLAEDCMEHFSNNVEKLCKAEQDLAVGSDVEGVKVKDPMRTLLPVLLHPYSIHDKIRAVLLYIFSVNGTTDENLSKLIQHVKIEDEREFILNWKELGVPIITSPSFFSRKPTRRDRSQDQTYNLSRWTPVVKDVMEDAVENKLDTKEWPHQSECPAAWNGSGAVSARQKHKASAQDERRTGSRLIVFVLGGICFSEMRSAYEVTQAVKSCEVIIGSSHILTPTGLLNDIKALSKGPMETFTIEERSNA